TGTGCATTCTAGCTTTGAAGATGCGACGTGGCACCACAAATAACCGGATAGTAGTTTCTGACACCCACCCGGGTATGCTATTTTAGGCAGTGACTATCATCACTCCAATTGAGTATCCCTTCTATGAAGCTAGACGCGATCACTCCCCTGATCGATTTAAGCGGCTATGGCATTCAGGCTAGCACCGAGATTATCTATAATCCCAGTTATCACCAACTCTTCGTCGAAGAGACCCAGCCTGAGTTAACAGGCTACCAGCGAGCAACCGTGACGAGCTTAGGTGCTGTTGCGGTGGATACCGGTATTTTTACCGGTCGCTCGCCAAAAGATAAGTATCTGGTGCGTGATGAGAGCACCCGTGATACGGTCTGGTGGTCCGATCGGGGTCGTGGGAACTCTGGTAACCAGCCGCTGTTGCCAGAACAGTGGGTGGTTTTAAAACGTTTGGTCACCCAGCAGTTGTCGCATAAGCGGTTATTTGTGGTTGATGCCTTCTGTGGCGCGAATCCAGCGAGCCGTTTACAGGTACGCTTTATCACCGAAGTCGCCTGGCAAGCGCACTTTGTGAAAAATATGTTTATCCGTCCCACTAGTGCTGAGTTGGTCAATTTTATTCCTGATTTTGTGGTGTTGAATGGGGCACAGTGTACTAACCCCGATTGGCAGAGCATGGGGCTGCACTCCGAGAATTTTATCGCCTTTAATCTCAGTGAACGTATGCAGTTGATTGGTGGCACCTGGTATGGTGGCGAGATGAAAAAGGGACTGTTTTCCGTGATGAACTACTTATTGCCGCAGCGGGGGATTGCCTCGATGCACTGCTCGGCGAATGTCGGAGATCAGGGGGATGTGGCGCTGTTTTTTGGGCTTTCTGGGACGGGGAAAACCACCCTGTCAACCGATCCAAAACGGGCTCTGATCGGGGACGATGAGCATGGTTGGGATGATCAGGGGGTATTTAACTTTGAGGGTGGCTGTTATGCCAAAACCATTCACCTCTCTGCCAGCGCAGAGCCGGAGATCTACCGCGCTATCCGACGGGATGCCCTGTTGGAGAATGTAGTCGTTCGTCTAGATGGCACGGTTGATTTCGATGACGCTTCAAAAACTGAAAATACCCGGGTCTCCTATCCGTTGTACCATATTGATGCTATCGTGAAACCCTTCTCACGAGCAGGGCATGCCAACCGTATCATTTTTTTAACGGCCGACGCGTTTGGGGTATTGCCACCGGTAGCCCTATTAACCCCTGAGCAGACCCAGTATCACTTTCTCTCTGGATTCACCGCTAAGCTCGCTGGCACCGAGCGGGGGATCACTGCACCTCAGCCCACTTTCTCTGCCTGCTTTGGAGCGGCTTTTTTAAGCTTGCACCCTACCCGCTATGCTGAAGTCTTGCTGCAGCGCATGCGTGCTGCCGGGACCACCGTCTATTTGGTGAACACCGGTTGGAACGGTACGGGTCAACGGATCACTATCCAAACCACCCGTGCCATCATTGATGCCATTCTGAATGGGGTGATTGAACAGGTGGAAACCCAACAATTACCCATTTTTGAGCTGGCGATCCCTACTGCCTTACCCGGCATTGACCCAGCGATTTTAGATCCCCGTAATAGCTACTGTGATCATGCCCACTGGCAATTAAAAGCCAATGACTTGGCACAACGCTTTATCGACAATTTCGAACAGTATACTGACACCGCCGCAGGTCAACAGTTAAAATCTGCAGAGCCCAGGCCTCTAGACGTGACTGCCGCTCAGGCTCTATAGCAGCCGAGGCTCCTGTTAGTCAGTGGAGCGGGACACGCAGTAAGAGGAGCCCCCTGGGAAGTTGATTAGCCAAACCAGGGGGATTCGCTGGCAGGCAACGTGCAGTACCTGCTCATTAAGGATTTGTAAACCAGGGAGGTAAGTCACTGTATGAAATTACAGCAGCTTCGTTATATTGTCGAAGTTTCCAACCATGCCCTTAACGTTTCCATGGCAGCAAAGACGTTGTGTACTTCACAACCCAGCATGAGTAAACAGATCCGTCAATTAGAAGATAGTCTGGGTGTGCAAATCTTTGAACGCCATGGTAAGCATTTCACCAGAGTGACCCCAGCGGGCAAAGAGCTAGTCCGAATGGCTCGTGAAATTTTGACTGAGGTTGATAATGCAGAAGCGGTTGCTTGTGAGCAGACCCATCCAGAACAGGGGATATTGACTATATCACCTACTAATAACCAATTACGCTACCAATTACCCTTAATGATTTCTAGTTTCCGGAGGCAATATCCGCAGGTTGTCGTGCAGGCTGGTGAAGGGAGCTCCTTACACACTGTAGAAGCAATGACTAAAGGGAAAATCGATTTTACTATCACTGCTGAAATGGGGAGTCTGTATGATGATATACTGATGCTGCCTTGCTACCATTGGCAATTAGTGGTTGTGGTCCACCGCGAGCATCCCTTAGCATTAAAAAAACAGATTTCAGAAGCAGAACTGACTCACTACCCTTTGGTCACTTACCCCTTAAGTTTTTGGGGGAGAACGATACTCAGCCCACTCTTTAGCCGCACTGAATTGGCCTCCCAGGTTATTTTGACCGCCACAGATTCGGAGTTGCTTAAAGTTTATGTGCGCTTGGGTTTAGGGGTTGGCATTATCGCAAAAATGGCGCTTCACCCCCAGCTGGATTCTGATCTGATATCGCTGGATGCGACGGCCTTTTTACCCATGAACACGACTAAAATAGGCTTCTTACGGGGAAAATTTTTACGTAATTATATGCTTGATTTTATAGCTTATTTTGCTCCACACCTCACAAGAAGTGTCATCGATGCAGCGGCAGCGCTCACGGATAACCAAGCGGTGGATGAGATGTTTAACGCTTTTAAACTGCCCTTAAAATAGCCTTGGATGGGATGGTCGCTTGTCAAATGAGGAATGTTAAACCAGGAAGGTTAGTCACTTGATGAAATTGCAGCAGCTTCGTTGTATTGTCGAAGTTTTCAATCATTCCCTTAACGTCTCCATGGCAGCAAAGACGTTGCGTACTTCACAACCCAGCATGAGTAAACAGATCCGTCAATTAGAAGATAATCTGGGTGTGCAAATCTTTGAACGTCATGGTAAGCATTTCACTAAAGTGACCTCTGCTGGTAAAGAGCTTATTCGAATAGCGCGCGAAATTTTGACTAAGGTCAATAAGATAGAATCAGTTGCCTTTGAACAGACCCATCCAGAGCGGGGGACACTGACTATTGCAGCTTCTAATAACCAGCTTCGCTATCAGATGCCCTTGATGATCGAAGGCTTCGTGAAGCAGTATCCGCATGTGACCATAAGCCTACATCAAAGCCGCCCTTCACAAATTGTCGAGGCGATGATTAAAGGAGAGGTTGATTTCGCCTTGAGTGCCGAAATAGGCAGTATTTACGATGATCTGTTACTGCTTCCCTGTTATCAATGGGAATTTGTCGTTATTGTACGTGCCGATCATCCTTTGGCTGTCAAAAAGCAAGTTTCGGCAGAAGAGCTTGCCACCTATCCTTTGGCCACCTATCCTTTGGGTTTTTTGGGTCTAACGATATTAGAATCTCTCTTTAACTGCGCCGAATTATCATCACGTATTGTTTTTACTGCAACGGATTCAGAGCTGCTCAAATCCTACGTACGAATGGGATTGGGGGTTGGGATAGTCGGGAAAATGGTCCTTCATCCTCAACTGGACCGTGATCTCGTATCGCTGGATGCAAGTTCCATTTTGCCGATAAGTACTACTAAAATAGGCTACTTACGGGGCAAGTTGTTACGTGGTTATATGCTTGATTTTATAACTTATTTTGCCCCACATCTCACTAGATCCGTCATCAAGGCAGCGGCAGCGCTCACGGATAACCAAGCGGTGGATGAGCTGTTTAAATCCTTTAAACTGCCCTTAAAATAGCCTTGATGGGATTGGTTTGTCGTGTTGTTATCGAATGAGGGTATAGAGCAGGGCAGAGATTGCAATACCGCCCATCATCACGATAAAACTATCCCATCGTTTGTCGAGATAACGCTGCAGCGCCGGCACCCGGTAGCGCGCATAGACCGGCATGATGAACAAAATCAGTGCGATAACTGGGCCACTCAGCGATTCAATCATCCCTAAAATGCTGGGGTTGAGCACGGCAACACCCCAGAGTGATAGCAGGAAAAAGGTCGTGATCCCGCGATCAAAGTGTGACTGCCGGGCCGGTTGAATACCCCCAGACAGGCCTAATGCGACCAACCCCTTTAACCCTTCACGAGCACCTTGATAGTGCCCAAAGAAGGAGCTTACGATCGCCAGCAACGCAACAATGGGGCCTAGGTAGGAGAGGACGGGCGCGTTGTGCTGGTTGGCTAAAAAGGACAGAATCGAGAGATTTTGCTGTTTGGCCAACTTAAGAGACTCAGGCGTTAAGGTGAGCACGGTGCTAAAAACAAAAAACATCACAAACAGCAGTAAAATGATCGCAGTGCGTTTTAAAATCTGCCGCGCCCGATAGTCCGCCTGCTGGCCGTAGCGGCGCTGCTGTGCCGAAGCGAAATAGGAAATAGCTGGGGAGTGGTTGAAAGCAAACACTAATAAAGGCATGGTAAGCCACACGGTTGAGCTAAAATGAGCTAGCGTGGGGATTTGATAGAGCAGTTCAGTACGCCAATAGGGGATTAGATAGCACGACAGTGCGGCTAGAATCATGACCAGGGGGTAGACTAACCAAGTGGTTATTTTTAAGATCCAGGCTTCACTGATCTGCATCATCAGGATTAATAGGCTAATGGCCATCAAGGCTAATAAAGCACGCGGTGGGGCTACTACCCCCAGCTGATGTTGGATAAAGCTATCTAGCGTATTGGTCACGCCAACGCCATAAATCAGTAAGATCGGGTAGATGGCCAAGAAATAGAGTAGGGTGATGAGCTTTCCCGCTTGAGCTCCAAAGTGCTCTGTGACCACCTCAGTCATCGTGCTGCCGGGCTTGGTTGATGCTAGCATAAAACGACATAAACCCAAGTGGGATAGATAGGTCATGGGGGCTACCAGCAGTGTCAGCAACACCAGTGGCCAAAAACCCCCTAAACCGGCATTAATGGGAAGAAACAGGATCCCTGCACCCACAGCAGTTCCAAAGAGCGTCAAGGTCCAGTGGGTATCAAACTGACTCCAGGCTAACGGGCTGTTCTTCTCCTCAAGGGGTGCTGGCGTGTTTGCTTCAATGGTCATCTTTGTGGTTAATCCTGCTGCGGCTATCCCAGCTATTGCGGAGAGTCTAGTGGCTTGGGTTGCGGTTATTGGGTTGATCGGAGTAAGGGCGTAGGAGAACGACGTATTTTTATAAAAACGGGCGAACAGCAGTCGTCAATGATGGGGTGATGTTCGGTGACTGCAGTGCCTATTTCTTAAGGGGTTTAAAACCTGCCATTATACAGCAATAAATGATAATAGAAGCAGCTGCTTCCGGCCTTCAAGCGTATGAACTGTGATTTAGATCACTTCTCTTCCGAAAGCCCACTGTGAAGATGGGTATAGCCAGCAGGTTGTCATGGTGGTAGTCAGTGGATTTGTCAATATCAGGGTCTCGGACTACTGCTTTAAAAACCCTTAACCACTTGCCAGTCATCGACCAGTCATTAAATTTTTTGTAGCGGGAGCTCCATTTGCCAAATGGCTTCGGCAAATCCCGCCAAGGGCACCCTACACGCATTCGATAAAACATCCCCTCAACGGCTAATCGAAGATTGGGCTTGTCATCAATTCTCGCTGAATATCTGTGGGGAGAGTATGGTTGGGGTTGATTGTGGCAGCGGTTCTGGATAGTCTTGGAGGTAGTGCCCGCCACGGCTTTCGCGACGTTCTAGCGCGCAGCGAACTATCAACTGAGCGACTTGTAGTTTATTGCGCAGTGCCAGTACCTGCTCAGGAAACGGAGGGTGCTGGTACTCCTGATCGAGGGCCGTTTGCAGGGCGTCGATCTGTGCTAATGCTTGGGTAAGTCCAGTGGTCGTACGGACTAAGCCCACCTGTTGCCACATGACAGTGCGTAGCTGCTGTTCCTGAGTGAGGATCGCTGAGGTGTGGGTGCTTGCAGCAATCACTACGCCTGTTTCCAGGGGTACTGGTTTAGTCCAGGTTAACTGGGGGAGTTGTTGTAAGATAGCTTCTGCAGCGGACCAGGCATAAACCAAACACTCTAACAGCGCATTGGAGGCCAGACGATTAGCACCATGGAGGCCCGTATAACTCACTTCACCAATCGCATAGAGACCTGTAACGTCGCTGCGACCGTGCTGGTCGACGACCACACCACCACAGGTGTAATGGGCCGCTGGAACGACCGGGATGGGTTGTTGCGTTAAGTCTAGATCCAACGTGCGCAGTTGTCGGTAGAGCGCGGGGAAGTGCTGCAGAATCAACGCTGCTGGTTGGTGGCGAATATCTAAATAGAGGCAGGGGACGGACAAACGTTCCATCTCCTGCTGCATGGCACGTGCTACGATATCGCGCGGTGCTAATTCAGCTCGCGCATCCACAGCCGGCATAAAGCGACTGCCATCCGGGCGGCAGAGCACGGCCCCTTCCCCACGTAACGCCTCGGTTAATAATAAATTTGGCGCTTGAGGATGGTACAGCGTGGTAGGGTGAAATTGATTAAACTCCAAGTTAGCTACCCGACAACCAGCCCGCCACGCGAGCGCAATGCCCTCTCCAGCAGCCCTATCAGCGTTGGTATTGTGCCAGTAGAGGCTTGAAGCCCCACCGGTTGCTAGGACGACGACTTTGGCAGAGACCCGGGTGAGTTTTTGTTGTGATGGCTGCCAGATCATCGCGCCAATGATCCGGGGTGACTGGATGAGATCTAAGGGCTGGGTTGTTAGCAGATCAACCACGCTGCACGATTCTAGCAGGCGCAACGATCGGTGCTGGCGGGCTTGAGTGATTAAGGTTTCAGACAGATGCTGGCCCGTAGTATCTGCCACGTGCAGAATACGGCGGTGACTGTGTCCCCCCTCACGCGTCAGATGAAAGCCCTGAGAGGCAGCCTCTCTATCCTGATCAAACCTCATCCCTTGCGCTATCAGCCAGTTGATGCAGTGGCGGGCATTGTGAACAACAAATGGGACCACCAATGGATCACAGAGACCAGCCCCAGCGGTGACGGTGTCTTGGCAGTGTGCTTCTAGCGTATCAGTTTCATCGAATACCGTGGCGATACCCCCTTGCGCGTAATAGGTGGCGCCTTGGCTGATCGGCCCTTGACTCACGAGTAGCACTTGGCAATGTGAGGCTAGGCGTAGCGCTAGGGAGAGGCCAGCCGCGCCGCTGCCAACGATGAATACATCGCAAAAATATTCAGGTAGTTGTCGCATTAGGTTATGCTATGAGATTAACGCTGAAGAGTAAATCGTCAAATTTGCAGCGCTTTACGTTTTTTGAAGGCGATTTCATTCACTCATCCCTGGTCTGGCGATAGGGGCCTATCATTATTGAGTCAAGCATTGTGTTGTATCAGTTGTGTCATCAAGAGCGCAGTGGATGAGTGAGCCAATCACCGATCAGGTTTTGGTAGCCCGTGCTCAGCAAGGTGACCAGCAGGCATTTAATTGGTTGGTGATCCGCTATCAGCATAAACTAGCCACGCTACTGTCCCGTTATGTGGCGCACAGTGAGGTCGCTGATATCGCACAAGAGACTTTTATCAAGGCTTATCGGGCACTGCCCAGTTTCCGGGCAGATAGCACCTTTTATACCTGGTTATACCGTATTGCTATTAATACGGCTAAAAATCACTGGGCTGCTCAAGGGCGCCGTCCAGCGAATGATGCTTTACTAGATGTCACCGATCATGAAGAAAGTTTCGCTAGACTGCAAGATAATGCGAACCCTGAGCAGTTATTGCTGTCAGAGGAGTTAGGGAAGATCATTGTGCAGACTATCGACTCGCTTTCAGAGGACCTGAAACTGGCCATCACTTTAAGGGAGATGGATGGGTTGAGTTACGATGAAATAGCAGTCATTATGGATTGTCCAATTGGTACGGTTCGTTCCAGGATTTTTCGAGCGCGTGAGGCTATTGATAAAAAGATTCGGCCGCTGCTGTGAGAGGCCATCATAGTTCATCGTGAGTGATGAAGGTAGGGATAAGCATGCAAAAACAAGAGAGATTATCGGTTCTGATGGATGGTGAGTGCGCCGATGGTCAGGTGATTGATGACACGCTCTGCGATCAGCTACTGCGTGATCGCAGCTTGCAACAACAGTGGCAACGTTATCATCTGATTCGCGATACGTTACAAGGCAACCTCTCTCAGGATCTGCCGGTTGATTTTGCAGCTCGGGTAGCTCATGCCTTGCAGAATGATAGGCAGAAGCTCTATAACAGAGCGCCTCTGGCTGCTGACCGCACCACTGGAAAGCGCTGGTGGACAGCCTGGGCTGCGTCAATGAACCAGCTAGGGGACATTAGCCTGGCTGCAGGGGTTGCCTTGTTGTTACTCTATGGTGCCCACTGTTATCAAGGCGCTTCGGCAACAGCGAGTCGCCACCAGGTCTCTCTTTACCCCTTACCCTTAGGTGGTGAGACCTTGTCGGTGGGTTATTCACGCACTAGACAGCAGCAGCGGCAAGCACTGCGTCAGCAACTGCTGAACAGTAAGATGAAGGACTATGCTAGGCTCCGACAGCAGCCCCTTGAGGCTAACCAAGCCGTTAAGGAATCTAGCCAGCGCTAATCCCTAGGATCAAGGCAGTGAGCGTTTGCTACCGTTTACTCCAGCTGTTGCTGTTATTATCGCACGCTCTTCACCTGACGTCGGCTCAGGCTGCTCCGACGGCTTCAGCCCAGCAGTGGTTACAGCAGATGGTCGTGGCGAGTCGATCGAGTGACTATGAGCTGATCTTCTTACGACCGTACCAGGCTAGCTTTGAGACTTGGCGTTACCGCCATGCGGTCATTAACCGACACCAGTTATTGATCTTAGAGGGCCCACCTACTGAGCTGCGATTGCAGGGTAATACTGTCAGTTATTTTCGGCAGGCGAAGGCTCCCTTGAGTAGTCAAGCGCATACGATTGGGGAGGTGTTGCCCCGGGTGATGCAAGCAGACTTTAAACGATTGCGTGCCTATTATGATTTTAGCCTGCTGTCCACAGACCGTATGGCTGATCGTGATTGCCAGGTGATACGCCTGATTCCACAAGATACCCACCGTTATGGTTATCTTGTGTGGTTAGATCGCCAGTCCAAATTGCTGTTACGTGCCGACTTGCTAGCGCCAAGCGGTCAACAGGCGGAGCAATTTCGGGTGGTAGCGCTCTCTCAAAGGGCCTCTATCCCTCAGGCATTACAACGAGCTGTAATCAATCATCGCTCATCGCTACCAGTAGTCACCACCCCGCAACAGAGCCCCATCACGGCTTGGCAGCCGGGCTGGTTACCGCCTGGTTTTGAAGTGATATGGAGTGGCCAGCGTCCATTGCCAAGCTTTGCGGAACCTGTGGACTCACAGCTCTATAGCGATGGTTTAGCGACGGTTGCACTTTATGTTCATGCGACAGCATCTGAAATGCCATCAGAGCCATTGGCGTTTCAAGAACGGCATTACAGTGTTTATAGCGAAGTACGCTTGGGGCGAGAAATCACGGTCGTGGGTGAGATCCCTTTAAGCAGCGCGCGCCGGATGGCACAACAAGTGGTAGTCAACACACCATGATGACCGCCCGGATTGAAGTCGTACGCTGTGATCAGGGGATGGCCACTGTGCGGCGCCTGCATCTCCTTGGCTGTAGCGGCTGTCCTGCCAAGCCCACGGGCTGCTGTGCCAGCCGCACGATGGAGAGAGATTTTACCCTGCCTTTGGCGCAGTGGTCACTGCCGTTACCCAGGACCCTCTCCCTGCAGGTGGGTCAACCACTGGAATTAGGGATCCAGAGCACTGAAATACTGCGTCTGGCGCTGTTAGTCTATTTATCTCCTGTTGTTGGGTTGTTATTAGGGGCGCTGCTATTAGAGCAGCTAGGCATGAGCGAGGGATGGGTGGTGAGTGGAGCGTTTATCGTTGCAGGCAGTAGTTGGCTCGGGGTGCGCGCCATCATCACCGGCTGGGTCCAGCCGGTGATCGGTCATATTGTCATCGATCGCTAGCCATCGCAGATTTAGTCTATTGTCGAGGGGATACTAGGCTGAGCTACGCTCCGACTAGCGCCGGTTGTACAGTAGAAGAGATAGCGAACAGAGCTCAATTCCCGTAGAATCGACACTCAGTGAGTGGCTCAGACATGTAGTAGGCTGCGGTAAAACAATGCGATTTCCATGAAATTTATCCGAAATTTTTCCATTATTGCCCATATTGATCATGGCAAATCGACCCTGTCTGACCAATTTATCCGCTGGTGTGGCGGTCTATCTGAGCGTGAAATGGGCGCCCAGGTGCTCGATTCGATGGATATCGAGCGCGAGCGCGGCATCACCATCAAAGCACAGAGCGTGACGCTCCACTATCAAGCACTGAGTGGTCAAACCTATCAGCTGAATTTCATCGATACCCCGGGGCATGTCGATTTCTCCTACGAGGTTTCGCGCTCCTTAGCGGCCTGTGAAGGCGCACTATTGGTGGTCGATGCGGCACAAGGGGTCGAGGCGCAAACACTGGCAAATTGCTATACCGCCCTAGATATGAATTTGGTGGTCTTACCGGTCCTCAATAAAATTGATCTCCCGGCAGCCGATCCCGATCGGGTGGCGCAGGAGATTGAAGATATTATCGGCATTGAGGCGACGGAGGCAGTCCGCTGTTCAGCGAAATCGGGTATGGGCATTCAAGCCGTATTGGAGCAATTGATTCAGCAGATCCCCCCGCCAGCTGGCGATCCTGAAGCGCCGTTACAGGCGCTGATCATTGACTCCTGGTTTGATAACTATTTGGGTGTCGTTTCGCTGGTGTGCATTAAAAATGGCATGTTAAGAAAACGTGATAAAATCATTGTCATGAGTAGTGGTCAACGCCATACGGTGGAGCGATTGGGACTCTTTACCCCCAAACGGCTAGACCAGGAGCAGCTGCAGTGTGGTGAGGTCGGTTGGGTCGCCTGTGGCCTGAAAGATATCCTTGGCGCCCCCGTTGGCGGTACTTTGACCTTAGTGCATCAACCGGCGGATCAGCCTTTAGCCGGATTTAAACGGGTTAAACCGCAGGTTTATGCGGGACTGTTCCCGATAAGCTCAGAAGATTATGAGGCTTTTCGCGATGCTTTGGGAAAATTAAGCCTTAATGATGCCTCTTTATTTTATGAACCAGAGAGCTCAACAGCTCTAGGATTCGGCTTTCGCTGCGGCTTTTTAGGGTTACTGCATATGGAGATTGTGCAGGAGCGCTTGACTCGGGAATATCACCTAGATTTAATTACTACCGCGCCGACGGTGGTCTATCAAGTGTTGACCACGACACAGGCACTATTGCACATTGATAGTCCAGCAAAACTGCCAGCGGTGAATGCTATTGCAGAGATTCGGGAACCTATTGCTGAGTGCCAGATGCTACTGCCTCAAAGCTATCTGGGCAGTGTGATGACCCTCTGTGTGGAAAAACGCGGGGTGCAGACCAATCTGGTCTACCATGGTCAGCAGGTAGCATTAACTTATGCGATTCCACTAGCCGAGGTAGTCTTAGATTTTTTCGATCGCCTCAAATCGGTCTCCCGTGGCTATGCCTCGCTGGACTACAGTTTCAAACAGTTTCAACCGGCCAATATGGTACGCTTGGATATCCTGATCAATGGCGAACGCGTGGATGCTTTGGCACTGATCACGCATCGTGATAACGCACAGGCACGCGGCCGAGTACTCGTAGAAAAGCTGCAGGAGTTGATTCCTCGACAGCAGTTTGACATCGCTATCCAAGCTACCATCGGGAATCAGGTGATTGCCCGTTCTACCATTAGGCAGCTGCGTAAAAACGTATTAGCAAAATGTTATGGCGGCGATATCAGTCGCAAGAAGAAGCTGTTGCAGAAACAAAAAGAGGGTAAAAAACGTATGAAGGCAGTCGGGAACGTTGATGTCCCACAAGAGGCTTTTTTAGCGATTCTACAGGTGGGGAAAGCGTGACGGTGGCGATGGCTAACTATTTTGCCTTGGGGTTAACCCTGGCGACCCTATTGACAGGAATTTTTTGGCTACTGGCCCGCACGGTGGGCGCGCAGTCTACTCGAACCCCCACGGCGGCGGGTAGTTCCCCAGCGTTAGCGACGTCACGTCGGTTTCCTGCCTGGGTGGCCTGGATCGGGGACTTTTTTCCCATGATTCTGCTGGTCTTTGTGGTGCGCTCGTTTCTCTATGAAGCCTATCAGATCCCTTCAGGTTCTATGATGCCAACCCTGTTGGTGGGTGACTTTATTGTCGTTAAAAAGTTTTCATATGGTCTGAGAGAGCCGATTTTTCAAAAGCAGCTGCTAGCCACCGGAGCGCCACAGCGAGGGGACGTTGCAGTGTTTAAGTATCCAGAGGATCCGTCGATTTATTTTATTAAGCGGATTGTTGGTCTACCGGGTGATCGGGTGATCTACCGGGGGAAACGGCTGTTTATTCAGCCGGCCCACGCCACTGCTGCCGTTGATCAACCCCTCA
This genomic stretch from unidentified bacterial endosymbiont harbors:
- the pckA gene encoding phosphoenolpyruvate carboxykinase (ATP), producing MKLDAITPLIDLSGYGIQASTEIIYNPSYHQLFVEETQPELTGYQRATVTSLGAVAVDTGIFTGRSPKDKYLVRDESTRDTVWWSDRGRGNSGNQPLLPEQWVVLKRLVTQQLSHKRLFVVDAFCGANPASRLQVRFITEVAWQAHFVKNMFIRPTSAELVNFIPDFVVLNGAQCTNPDWQSMGLHSENFIAFNLSERMQLIGGTWYGGEMKKGLFSVMNYLLPQRGIASMHCSANVGDQGDVALFFGLSGTGKTTLSTDPKRALIGDDEHGWDDQGVFNFEGGCYAKTIHLSASAEPEIYRAIRRDALLENVVVRLDGTVDFDDASKTENTRVSYPLYHIDAIVKPFSRAGHANRIIFLTADAFGVLPPVALLTPEQTQYHFLSGFTAKLAGTERGITAPQPTFSACFGAAFLSLHPTRYAEVLLQRMRAAGTTVYLVNTGWNGTGQRITIQTTRAIIDAILNGVIEQVETQQLPIFELAIPTALPGIDPAILDPRNSYCDHAHWQLKANDLAQRFIDNFEQYTDTAAGQQLKSAEPRPLDVTAAQAL
- a CDS encoding LysR substrate-binding domain-containing protein, translated to MKLQQLRYIVEVSNHALNVSMAAKTLCTSQPSMSKQIRQLEDSLGVQIFERHGKHFTRVTPAGKELVRMAREILTEVDNAEAVACEQTHPEQGILTISPTNNQLRYQLPLMISSFRRQYPQVVVQAGEGSSLHTVEAMTKGKIDFTITAEMGSLYDDILMLPCYHWQLVVVVHREHPLALKKQISEAELTHYPLVTYPLSFWGRTILSPLFSRTELASQVILTATDSELLKVYVRLGLGVGIIAKMALHPQLDSDLISLDATAFLPMNTTKIGFLRGKFLRNYMLDFIAYFAPHLTRSVIDAAAALTDNQAVDEMFNAFKLPLK
- a CDS encoding LysR substrate-binding domain-containing protein, giving the protein MKLQQLRCIVEVFNHSLNVSMAAKTLRTSQPSMSKQIRQLEDNLGVQIFERHGKHFTKVTSAGKELIRIAREILTKVNKIESVAFEQTHPERGTLTIAASNNQLRYQMPLMIEGFVKQYPHVTISLHQSRPSQIVEAMIKGEVDFALSAEIGSIYDDLLLLPCYQWEFVVIVRADHPLAVKKQVSAEELATYPLATYPLGFLGLTILESLFNCAELSSRIVFTATDSELLKSYVRMGLGVGIVGKMVLHPQLDRDLVSLDASSILPISTTKIGYLRGKLLRGYMLDFITYFAPHLTRSVIKAAAALTDNQAVDELFKSFKLPLK
- the nadB gene encoding L-aspartate oxidase; the encoded protein is MRQLPEYFCDVFIVGSGAAGLSLALRLASHCQVLLVSQGPISQGATYYAQGGIATVFDETDTLEAHCQDTVTAGAGLCDPLVVPFVVHNARHCINWLIAQGMRFDQDREAASQGFHLTREGGHSHRRILHVADTTGQHLSETLITQARQHRSLRLLESCSVVDLLTTQPLDLIQSPRIIGAMIWQPSQQKLTRVSAKVVVLATGGASSLYWHNTNADRAAGEGIALAWRAGCRVANLEFNQFHPTTLYHPQAPNLLLTEALRGEGAVLCRPDGSRFMPAVDARAELAPRDIVARAMQQEMERLSVPCLYLDIRHQPAALILQHFPALYRQLRTLDLDLTQQPIPVVPAAHYTCGGVVVDQHGRSDVTGLYAIGEVSYTGLHGANRLASNALLECLVYAWSAAEAILQQLPQLTWTKPVPLETGVVIAASTHTSAILTQEQQLRTVMWQQVGLVRTTTGLTQALAQIDALQTALDQEYQHPPFPEQVLALRNKLQVAQLIVRCALERRESRGGHYLQDYPEPLPQSTPTILSPQIFSEN
- the rpoE gene encoding RNA polymerase sigma factor RpoE, whose product is MSEPITDQVLVARAQQGDQQAFNWLVIRYQHKLATLLSRYVAHSEVADIAQETFIKAYRALPSFRADSTFYTWLYRIAINTAKNHWAAQGRRPANDALLDVTDHEESFARLQDNANPEQLLLSEELGKIIVQTIDSLSEDLKLAITLREMDGLSYDEIAVIMDCPIGTVRSRIFRAREAIDKKIRPLL
- a CDS encoding sigma-E factor negative regulatory protein, producing MQKQERLSVLMDGECADGQVIDDTLCDQLLRDRSLQQQWQRYHLIRDTLQGNLSQDLPVDFAARVAHALQNDRQKLYNRAPLAADRTTGKRWWTAWAASMNQLGDISLAAGVALLLLYGAHCYQGASATASRHQVSLYPLPLGGETLSVGYSRTRQQQRQALRQQLLNSKMKDYARLRQQPLEANQAVKESSQR
- a CDS encoding MucB/RseB C-terminal domain-containing protein, with amino-acid sequence MSVCYRLLQLLLLLSHALHLTSAQAAPTASAQQWLQQMVVASRSSDYELIFLRPYQASFETWRYRHAVINRHQLLILEGPPTELRLQGNTVSYFRQAKAPLSSQAHTIGEVLPRVMQADFKRLRAYYDFSLLSTDRMADRDCQVIRLIPQDTHRYGYLVWLDRQSKLLLRADLLAPSGQQAEQFRVVALSQRASIPQALQRAVINHRSSLPVVTTPQQSPITAWQPGWLPPGFEVIWSGQRPLPSFAEPVDSQLYSDGLATVALYVHATASEMPSEPLAFQERHYSVYSEVRLGREITVVGEIPLSSARRMAQQVVVNTP
- a CDS encoding SoxR reducing system RseC family protein; protein product: MMTARIEVVRCDQGMATVRRLHLLGCSGCPAKPTGCCASRTMERDFTLPLAQWSLPLPRTLSLQVGQPLELGIQSTEILRLALLVYLSPVVGLLLGALLLEQLGMSEGWVVSGAFIVAGSSWLGVRAIITGWVQPVIGHIVIDR